Below is a window of Cydia splendana chromosome 3, ilCydSple1.2, whole genome shotgun sequence DNA.
GTAAACTGATGACAATACcccaattaaaacaaaatattgacGATAAGATAGCCATGATTCCCCGCAGCATGTGTCAGCAAGTTTTTCAAAGTTTTTATAGTCGATTTCAGGAGTGCCAACGAGACGAATATGATGTAATTCGATCCATCTGCATTAAATATGCATCTgcaaaaaataggctcaaattGTTGTTAGAaaggataaatgattttaagaATAAGTATCTTGTATAGTTTTATTTCTGTCAATGTTTCAAAAGTGCAAAAAATTTAGGCCCACCCTGTATgacaataattttacattactaTTACTAGTGGGTCTGTGAGCtatagacctcgcgagcagagctttaaattacatggtgctaagagctttaaatatagtaaataaaaaaaaaacaatacgaaatttaagtgtaaaaaaataataaaagttatatcccagcatacaaatactggggatcgaacccagactctctgtgcaaacaaaaaaagcaaacGTTTACAAATTCTtagataagctgacgaaatttagctaatcattctcaagttaaaattagttaaaattaaatatctcaatacctccgaaacaagtgaaataaattttctgaatttttggccatttaatctataaacatatctcaaaaagaaaaaaactcttatgaaaTCGacacgactatttgtttaggagcgaggtatcacgactccgccattttttaaaatttccaaaaactggattgacataaaaaaaatatttaatcatagaatctggtcacaaaatttcaagagaatcggttgagaattgtgacctgtagaggagaacatccggacggacatacgaaagcaaaatgcccgagtcaaaacgtagaccttcgctacgcttcggtcaattaatatCAGTCATAAGGTACTCTGGATAGTGGAAATAGACTCCCCTAAGGATCACCACTACACCCGTTCGTAGTCCATATCTCACAGTACCCCGTGATTAAAtaaacgtcactttttaacaccgtttCAATAGAAACAGACACTATTCGATCGATCTATCCtaaaccggtctggcctagtgggtagtgaccctgtctgtgaagccgatggtcccgggttcgaatcctggtaaaggcATTGGGggactcagacaacgatatatataatatataaatacttaaatacatagaagacAACCATGACTCatgaacaaatatctgtatcatcatacaaatatttgttcctgagtcatggttgttttctatgtatttaagtatttatatattatatatatcgttgtctgagtacccacaacacaacccttcttgagcttaccgtggggcttagtcaatttgtgtaaaaatgtcctataatatttatttattttatctatcATCATACTCCGACacattttcaaccgacgaaaaaaacggaggaggttctcaagtcgacgcgtatattttttttttaatgtatgaccacgcataactttttacagagatgttcgattttgataattgtttttttattgggaagggtataccccgaagttggtcccatataaatttgggaaaaaaaatccaaccttaagggtaggaaaataggggatgattgattttttcattcaccgattgtaacgtatggaTACGCATAACcatttacagagtagtcgtaataataataaaaatttggaaaaaaatcctaccctaagggtgggaaaataggggtaatttatttatattacagaacaaaataatagttaaagtaggattattaatataacagttaatagctaaagcaaggtaggtagctattttaaaagtaatcaaaaattaagcatgtaataatttgtataaattatagccacagaaaatttaaaataaaaacgttttaacaaaaaaaataaccgccgaaaaaaaaactaaaaggaaataaaaaaaccggcactaacacgaaacgagtcgaccaacaaaaacaatagcgcactgaaaagaaaaaaataattattttgtcttcaataacgcaagtgaatacctatgaactatgtatatacatacttctgaaatcaatcacacaaatctgcgtatttatatatttacaatctgttatttttggagtcggtgccagcctcaaacaaacttgagcaccttagtgaagcacctgcaaaGACCACTTTTCAATTGTAGTTTGTCGATAAACGATTGTCATCTCGGCTATGCCTATGCAAGGGGATCTTCAGTTAACGCTATTGGGCGCAGCGCAGCACTGCATCCATCGAAAGGTACCATATATCATCCCACAAGCACCAAAGCATTGGCAGAACACTTGACGTCCCCATCAACGTTCGCCTCGTGGAtactgtcatcatcatcatcggccCAGCGCGTGCCGTAGTAGCGCGTGTAGTAGCGCTCCTTGCAGTAGAGTAGCGCCGCGAAGGTGGCCAGGAAGGCCAGGTTAGCGCACACGTACGTCTGTACGCTGATCACTGTGGGCTCGTCGTCTGAAACATACATTAGGTAACAAAGAgaattaagtaataaaaaaacaacgggttgcactccgggagtgccggcagaagcgaaaacaatgacattgtaacagtttttcgatcaggtcagatgtccgtcttacgtcttacgaatcttacggtcacgcgTGGCATGACCTCTCCCgagttttaacattttttccccatcacaaaaagtgcacagcgccgctaaagaagttttcacttcaaatacACAATTATGATGTAGAATTAACATTGCTCGCCGAACACGCCTGACCTGTTTATTGATTGTAGaaatataaagagtaggtatgcAACCTTCAAGATTGTTTCTGTCGAATTTTGGGGTTGCCATGTACCTACGGAGTCTTTCATTGCCATAGCACAAAAAATGCGAGATAAAAGCTACGGTAATGGAACTGCTGCCGTATGCAGTATGCAGTGTTTATAATTTTGAGATTCAGAATGCTCTTGGATTGCTTAATTAAATATGCACAATCAAAAAATCACGACagtgattaattaaatattgaatCAAGTGTTATCGATATGAAGCAATTTCTAAATCATAATGACAAAAGTGACTCCTCCTCGACGTTATTAATTAAAAGCGTCAGAGGCATTTCATCACCTTGGGAACTTTCATTACTTTCATACGACGCCGCGCTGTCTCCTTCCCTCACTGTGACCTCTCTGTTTGGCGCAGCATTTGTCGGAGCCACATCTTCGAGGGATCTTGCATACGACAACGTCACGCTGTCTTCTTCCCTCCTCGTATTTTCTCTGTATCTCCCTACCACTCTCAGTTCCACCATCTTGTTGGGCTGCGGTACTTGTGGGCGAGATGACGACGAGGGGTAGAAGACGCACGTCCAGGGCCCCGAGTACGCGGGCGTTGCGTTCACAGTGATCTTGCATGATTTCACGGCCGCATTGTAAAAAACTCTGAAAAAGTTTCATTCAAATTTAAGTAAAATGTACTTATTTtcgttttattgaaaatgtgttTTGGTTCGCTATTAGCCACACACATGCTTCGGCATTTTACAACTTCATTAGCCGGCCTCACAAGTTCTAGGCTGTGAACTGATCAGATTTTAACTACACTAAATATGGTATGGTATGTTCAGGTAAGTCAGAATGTAATACCATAAAATAGTTTTAGTCCCAAACCCAAAACTAAGCTACCTTTAAAGCTTACTTCTTTACTGAACGTCTGAGATACCTAAGTGGTAGTGGTAGACCTATAGTAAATGTAGCCGTGGAATCATCTACAACTTACAAGAGATCCGCTACTTCGGGATGTATGAACTCACACCCGATGAGGAGCACTTCGCTCTCGCACACAATGTCCGCGCTCTCTCCTGCTTCTGCCACGATAATGTCAGCCTCGTCAGACTTTACGGTCCTGTAACCTGATGCAACCATATTTAAAATGGAACTCCTTGTCTAATAAAAACGACACAGGGGCATTTTAGAAAAGTGTCGTGTACGTGATGCCATCTTTGAACACTTCTGAAAAAGCTATGAAGCCGACATTTGGCATGATAACGTATGATAACAGCCTTAAATTCaacggtacctacttaaataatacCTACAGTTTTCTGCCGGTTATTATATAAAATCAACTGTACGTGTCACACACTCCTGACAAAGTACCAAGACCTTTTTGTGGAATGCCCCTTCTACTACATccatggatgtaagtaaaaagaggtagatatggtaccaggcgcacgatcgtgagccatcaaatataggttccggaacctatatttagttagtcgtatgggtgacgccaacctgtcaagttgtcaaaatcgttggatcaaattttagttttgtcaactatgaacgtcacacgtctacataaataaaaggtcattgactACAtcgtaatatgtatatattagtcCATGTAAAGAATTACCGCAAATGTTACTGACAAAGTGGGCCTTTATCGTGATTATAGTTAGGTTTGATACCTTTCATGGATATATGTCGATTGTAGAAGATACGTACTgaagttaaaaaaatagaacATGACAAAGTAAATGGAAAAAAACTTACCATGAATCTTAGAAGCCGGGAACATACACAAATAAACAAACACAAATAGCGCGTACATTTTCTAATTCTAtctactaaactaaataaacctaAATAGGTAATTGAAATTAAATCTAAAGATGTGTTCGCTCTTgcgaataaatattattatgaagTGAGATTTGCAAAgaacataataattttattatctaTCGCTCCATTCGCTCCATATTGGTAGATGTGGTGCCATATTGTTTAATTGTTTGTAAACATTCACACAATCgcattatatgtacctacttatctaaAGTTTCACGAGAACACATATACCTGCGTCACGTTTGATAGTGATGAATTATTTGCTTGAATTAAAGTAAAATATTGGCGAGATGTGTATTACTATCGTCTTATTACGTCATTTgataagattacaaaaatcAGCTGAAGGTATTTTTTTTGCGGACACATTAGAAATATTAGAATAGAATAAGTAGAACACCTATGCCGAATTTTTTTATAACAACCATCGATGCAGCGGATGAACTGGCCAGGAAAGGTTCAGAAACACCGGCACATGGACCCGAACCCATCATACCCCTACGAGTATCCTCATACCAAACCAGCTAAACCAACATCACAAACAACTGCACAATAAATAAGCACTGAGCTGAAATGAACACATGTGATGTAGGCAGACTAAAGAAATTCTACCGGAACAAAACT
It encodes the following:
- the LOC134806234 gene encoding uncharacterized protein LOC134806234 → MYALFVFVYLCMFPASKIHGYRTVKSDEADIIVAEAGESADIVCESEVLLIGCEFIHPEVADLLVFYNAAVKSCKITVNATPAYSGPWTCVFYPSSSSRPQVPQPNKMVELRVVGRYRENTRREEDSVTLSYARSLEDVAPTNAAPNREVTVREGDSAASYENDEPTVISVQTYVCANLAFLATFAALLYCKERYYTRYYGTRWADDDDDSIHEANVDGDVKCSANALVLVG